A part of Streptomyces sp. NBC_01451 genomic DNA contains:
- a CDS encoding sugar ABC transporter ATP-binding protein has product MTHPSDPGPAPVLALKDISKSFGAVRALRDVSMELFPGEVHALAGENGAGKSTLIKTLAGVHRPDAGQVLLDGAPVVFHGPGDARDAGIAVIYQEPTLFPDLSIAENIFMGRQPRRALGRIDHKATHAATAALMRRLGVELDPDRPARGLSIADQQIVEIAKALSFDARVLIMDEPTAALTGSEVARLFGVVRTLREQGAAVLFISHRLEEIFKICQQVTTLRDGAWIASEPLEGMTEDDLVRRMVGRDLDELYPKQDVEAGEVALSVRRLTREGVFTDVSFEVRHGEIVGLAGLVGAGRTEVARAVFGIDRWDAGEVEVDGTLLTNGAPSTAMAAGLALVPEDRRAQGLVMDMSIERNIGLTGLRTTVRGGLMDRGAERSRSLDWAVKLQVKYARIADTVNTLSGGNQQKVVLAKWLATGPRVLIVDEPTRGIDVGTKAEVHRLLSELAADGVAVLMISSDLPEILGMADRVLVMHEGRLAAEIPRSEATEETVMAAATGRAAA; this is encoded by the coding sequence ATGACCCACCCGTCCGACCCGGGGCCGGCCCCTGTGCTGGCACTCAAGGACATCTCGAAGTCCTTCGGTGCGGTGCGTGCCCTGCGGGACGTCTCCATGGAGCTGTTTCCCGGCGAGGTGCACGCACTCGCCGGTGAGAACGGCGCCGGCAAGTCGACCCTCATCAAGACGCTCGCCGGCGTGCACCGACCGGACGCCGGCCAGGTGCTGCTCGACGGCGCGCCCGTCGTCTTCCACGGTCCCGGCGACGCCCGGGACGCCGGTATCGCCGTGATCTACCAGGAGCCCACGCTCTTCCCGGACCTGTCGATCGCCGAGAACATCTTCATGGGCCGCCAGCCCCGGCGCGCCCTCGGCCGGATCGACCACAAGGCCACCCACGCGGCGACCGCCGCGCTGATGCGGCGGCTCGGCGTCGAACTCGACCCCGACCGCCCCGCACGCGGCCTGTCCATCGCGGACCAGCAGATCGTCGAGATCGCCAAGGCGCTCTCCTTCGACGCCCGCGTCCTGATCATGGACGAGCCGACCGCGGCCCTCACCGGCAGCGAGGTCGCCCGTCTCTTCGGCGTCGTTCGCACCCTGCGCGAACAGGGCGCCGCCGTGCTGTTCATCTCGCACCGGCTGGAGGAGATCTTCAAGATCTGCCAGCAGGTGACGACCCTCCGCGACGGCGCCTGGATCGCCAGCGAGCCGCTGGAGGGCATGACGGAGGACGACCTCGTACGCCGGATGGTCGGCCGCGACCTCGACGAGCTCTACCCCAAGCAGGACGTCGAGGCCGGCGAGGTCGCGCTCAGCGTGCGCCGGCTGACCCGCGAGGGCGTCTTCACCGACGTCTCCTTCGAGGTCCGCCACGGCGAGATCGTGGGCCTCGCCGGACTCGTCGGCGCCGGCCGCACCGAGGTGGCCCGGGCCGTCTTCGGCATCGACCGTTGGGACGCCGGCGAGGTCGAGGTGGACGGCACCCTGCTGACGAACGGAGCACCCTCCACGGCCATGGCCGCCGGGCTCGCCCTCGTCCCCGAGGACCGGCGCGCCCAGGGCCTGGTGATGGACATGTCCATCGAGCGGAACATCGGCCTGACCGGCCTGCGGACGACCGTCAGGGGCGGACTGATGGACCGGGGCGCCGAGCGCAGCCGCTCCCTCGACTGGGCCGTCAAGCTCCAGGTGAAGTACGCCCGCATCGCCGACACCGTCAACACGCTGTCCGGCGGCAACCAGCAGAAGGTCGTCCTGGCCAAGTGGCTCGCCACCGGCCCCAGGGTGCTGATCGTCGACGAGCCGACCCGCGGCATCGACGTCGGCACCAAGGCCGAGGTGCACCGCCTGCTCAGCGAGCTGGCCGCCGACGGTGTGGCCGTGCTGATGATCTCCTCCGACCTGCCCGAGATCCTCGGCATGGCCGACCGCGTGCTCGTGATGCACGAGGGCCGCCTCGCCGCCGAGATCCCGCGCTCCGAAGCAACCGAGGAAACGGTGATGGCCGCAGCCACCGGGAGGGCCGCCGCATGA